The window TCCCGTCCTTGCACGGGCGGCACTTGCCGCACGACGCCTCGTGGAAGAACGCCGCCAGGTCGCGCGCCAGCGAGGGCGCCGCCACCTCGTCCGAGATCACCAGCACCTGGCCCGAGCCCAGGTCGGTGCCCGCGTCGCGCAGCGTGTCGAAGTCGAGCGCCAGCCCGTCCACCGCGGCCGCCGGCACGGGCGCCGACGCCCATCCGCCCGGGAAGACCATCTTCAGCTCCCCGCCGCGCACCCCGCCGCCGTGGATGCCGATCAGCTCGGCGAGGGGCGTTCCCAGCGGCAGCTCGTACAGGCCCGGCCGCTCCACGCTTCCCTCCAGCGAGAAGACCATGGTGCCGGGCGAATCTGCGGTGCCCGCGGCCCGGTACGCGTCGGCCCCCACCTCCAACGCGAGCGCGGCCTGGAGCACGGTCTCCAGGTTGTTCACCACGGTCGGCCGCCCGAACAGCCCGTGCGAGGTGGGGACCGGAGGCTTGCGGCGGGGGACCGGCAAGTTGCCTTCGATCGCCTCCAGCAGCGCGGATTCCTCTCCCGCGATGTACGCGGCGGGAACCCTGAAGAGGGCGACGCCGACCCTGTCCG is drawn from Longimicrobiaceae bacterium and contains these coding sequences:
- a CDS encoding NADH-ubiquinone oxidoreductase-F iron-sulfur binding region domain-containing protein, with the protein product DRVGVALFRVPAAYIAGEESALLEAIEGNLPVPRRKPPVPTSHGLFGRPTVVNNLETVLQAALALEVGADAYRAAGTADSPGTMVFSLEGSVERPGLYELPLGTPLAELIGIHGGGVRGGELKMVFPGGWASAPVPAAAVDGLALDFDTLRDAGTDLGSGQVLVISDEVAAPSLARDLAAFFHEASCGKCRPCKDGTKRTLTMLERLDELDRKSLDWIGRTMPQPKRRYTLRILGQADATTPSGVSYTDMTSGLAKIEELCEFYKHRGDCAHSTEAATVIQRLVQLFRPEFEALAPKPAVAVAEAAPALGV